A single region of the Coregonus clupeaformis isolate EN_2021a chromosome 16, ASM2061545v1, whole genome shotgun sequence genome encodes:
- the LOC121584404 gene encoding transmembrane emp24 domain-containing protein 7, producing the protein MCSYHGTIRLLMQVLWAHLLCGWAFGSELTFELPDNAKQCFYEDITVGTKCTLEFQVVTGGHYDVDCRLEDADGTVLYKEMKKQYDSFTFTAAKNGTYKFCFSNEFSTFTHKTVYFDFQVGEDPPLFPNENRVTALTQMESACVSIHEALKSVIDYQTHFRLREGQGRSRAEDLNTRVAFWSIGEAFILLVVSISQVVLLRSFFSDRKTTTTRVGS; encoded by the exons ATGTGCAGCTATCACGGTACAATCAGACTGTTGATGCAGGTGCTTTGGGCCCACCTGCTCTGTGGATGGGCGTTTGGCTCTGAGCTTACATTTGAGCTTCCGGATAACGCAAAACAGTGTTTCTATGAAGATATCACCGTTGGCACAAAGTGTACACTTGAGTTCCAG GTTGTCACTGGTGGGCATTACGATGTTGACTGTCGTCTGGAGGATGCAGATGGTACTGTTCTTTACAAAGAAATGAAGAAGCAGTATGACAGCTTTACATTCACGGCTGCCAAGAACGGAACATACAAGTTCTGCTTCAGCAATGAGTTTTCCACCTTCACGCACAAGACCGTCTACTTCGATTTCCAAGTTGGAGAGGATCCCCCACTTTTCCCCAATGAGAACAGGGTCACTGCTTTAACTCAG ATGGAGTCTGCCTGCGTGTCCATTCATGAGGCCCTGAAATCGGTCATTGACTATCAGACACATTTCCGTCTGCGGGAGGGTCAGGGACGCAGCCGTGCCGAGGACCTCAACACAAGAGTGGCTTTCTGGTCCATTGGAGAGGCTTTCATTTTGCTGGTGGTCAGCATCAGCCAGGTAGTTTTGCTGAGGAGCTTCTTTTCTGACAGGAAGACCACCACGACGCGTGTTGGATCCTAA
- the LOC121584403 gene encoding protein fem-1 homolog C gives MDLQTAVFNAARDGKLRLLQKLLENKIGHEVTKLMAEKTNGATPLLMAARYGHLDLVEYLMECCCAPVEIGGSVNFDGETIEGAPPLWAASAAGHLKVVQSLLGHGASVNNTTLTNSTPLRAACFDGHLDIVKYLVEHKADLEVANRHGHTCLMISCYKGHKDIAQYLLEKGADVNRKSVKGNTALHDCAESGSLEIMTMLLKYGAAMERDGYGMTPLLSASVTGHTNIVDYLTQHQQTHQLERINALELLGATFVDKKRDLLGALKYWKRAMDLRYRDGNNILYKADPKQLIMAYDHAREVSNGEELDSLISEPDEMRMQALLIRERILGPSHPDTSYYIRYRGAVYADSGNFERCINLWKYALDMQQSNLDPLSPMTASSLLSFAELFSFMLQDRAKGLLGTSVSFDDLMGILSKSVLEIERAVKQTQPDPAQLSKALSIILHLICLLEKVPCTVEQDHFKKETIYRFLKLQPCGKNGYSPLHLAVDRNTTCVGRYPVCKFPSLYVTSILLECGADVNFRDEDNNSPLHVAASNNHPDIMNLLIACGTHFDSTNSLKQMACDLLDEKEMAKNLIQPINHTTLQCLAARAIIKHSLSYRGNIPEKLEAFVLLHR, from the exons ATGGATTTACAAACGGCCGTTTTCAATGCAGCCAGAGATGGCAAGCTACGGTTGCTTCAGAAACTTTTGGAGAACAAAATTGGCCACGAGGTTACCAAATTAATGGCAGAGAAAACAAACGGGGCGACCCCTTTGCTTATGGCTGCCAGATACGGACACCTGGATTTAGTGGAGTATCTAATGGAGTGTTGCTGCGCACCCGTTGAGATTGGGGGGTCAGTGAATTTTGATGGTGAGACTATTGAGGGTGCCCCCCCTTTATGGGCTGCCTCAGCAGCAGGACACCTGAAAGTCGTGCAGTCTTTACTTGGCCACGGTGCTTCTGTGAATAATACAACACTCACCAATTCCACCCCCCTGAGAGCAGCCTGCTTCGATGGACATCTGGACATTGTGAAATACCTGGTGGAGCACAAGGCAGACCTGGAGGTGGCAAACAGACACGGTCACACATGCCTCATGATTTCGTGTTACAAAGGACACAAGGACATTGCCCAGTATCTCTTGGAGAAAGGCGCCGACGTTAACAGGAAAAGTGTTAAAG GTAACACAGCATTACATGACTGTGCTGAATCCGGCAGCTTGGAGATAATGACGATGCTGCTAAAATATGGTGCCGCCATGGAGAGGGATGGTTATGGAATGACCCCACTGCTGTCTGCGAGTGTGACAGGCCACACTAACATTGTTGACTATCTGACTCAACACCAGCAAACACACCAATTGGAGAGAATAAACGCCCTGGAACTGCTTGGTGCCACTTTTGTGGACAAAAAGAGGGATCTTCTTGGGGCGTTAAAGTACTGGAAGAGGGCCATGGACCTGAGATACAGGGACGGCAACAATATTCTCTACAAAGCAGACCCAAAGCAGTTGATCATGGCCTATGACCATGCCAGGGAGGTAAGTAATGGGGAGGAACTAGACAGCCTGATCTCAGAACCAGATGAGATGAGGATGCAGGCCCTGCTCATTAGAGAGCGCATCCTGGGCCCCTCCCACCCCGACACCTCTTACTATATCCGCTACCGGGGCGCTGTATACGCCGACTCAGGGAACTTTGAGCGCTGTATCAACCTGTGGAAGTACGCCCTGGACATGCAGCAGAGCAACCTGGACCCCCTCAGCCCCATGACAGCCAGCAGCCTGCTGTCCTTCGCTGAGCTCTTCTCCTTCATGCTCCAGGACCGCGCCAAAGGCCTGCTGGGCACCTCGGTCTCCTTCGATGACCTCATGGGCATCCTCAGTAAGAGTGTGCTGGAGATTGAGCGGGCGGTGAAACAGACCCAGCCTGACCCGGCTCAGCTCAGCAAGGCCCTCTCCATCATCCTGCATCTCATCTGCCTGCTGGAAAAGGTCCCCTGCACCGTGGAGCAGGACCACTTTAAGAAGGAGACCATCTACAGGTTCCTCAAGCTGCAGCCCTGTGGTAAGAATGGCTACAGCCCGCTCCACCTGGCCGTGGACAGGAACACCACCTGCGTGGGCCGCTACCCTGTCTGTAAGTTCCCCTCTTTATACGTCACCTCTATCCTACTGGAGTGTGGGGCGGACGTCAACTTCCGCGACGAGGACAACAACAGCCCCCTGCATGTGGCTGCCTCCAACAACCACCCGGACATCATGAACCTGCTGATCGCCTGCGGCACGCACTTTGACAGCACCAACTCCCTGAAGCAGATGGCCTGTGATCTGCTAGATGAGAAGGAGATGGCCAAGAACCTGATCCAGCCCATCAACCACACCACCCTGCAGTGTCTGGCTGCGCGGGCTATCATCAAGCACAGCCTCTCCTACAGAGGCAACATCCCAGAGAAGCTGGAGGCTTTTGTGCTTCTCCACAGATAA
- the LOC121584040 gene encoding coiled-coil domain-containing protein 112 translates to MKMASITTTELFDTQLLEGGFITGTHHNNAQRRLEDRVSQQKTEFLRNAEKLRKQIEKLEKEKTLNKQNRKNGLSDEFGVLEEFEKGLQDDRNTEHMNVQKHLVKIHHGVNRFQMQLTDVKPTPEFIEKLKEIMTEVENSINTYKEDQRQSFEELLKEERTCSQEISAFEKKIETWSLAVKTNPKLPPAPSAKVCLAKALEEDLPPEVTALERFLQQTGGKQGGWDQYDHQSFLKVWTKHNGKPAYRKEALLYLPGKTPEDIEQHEDWYLELLYLQEKKKEAIHRWKAERQQERATRLQHQNELESTARREREVQAETQQRRAEEERREAATRLDGWKRQRRLRLEQEEEQRLTEEILQGRQAKEERRRQLEVKLVLEAHIRQKKEEEELLNMQKEEQEQAEMEEKKRLAGYGIKRFQERDFQKLETKVQERREKEKQHLDRQKRLAKLKEKAEAHISRDPSRLCKPTKGWEERTKEIGPTGGGPVLQMFHRAVPSWRQGL, encoded by the exons ATGAAAATGGCCTCCATAACAACCACAGAGCTTTTTGATACACAACTCCTG GAAGGTGGCTTCATCACAGGTACTCACCACAACAATGCACAACGACGTTTGGAAGATAGAGTTTCCCAACAAAAGACAGAGTTTCTCAGAAACGCAGAGAAGCTTAGAAAACA GATTGAGAAACTTGAGAAAGAGAAGACGTTGAATAAACAAAACAGGAAGAATGGTCTTTCAGATGAATTTGGAGTATTGGAAGAGTTTGAAAAAGGACTTCAGGATGATCGAAATACTGAGC ATATGAATGTGCAAAAGCATCTGGTGAAAATCCATCATGGTGTAAATAGATTTCAGATGCAGCTGACTGATGTGAAGCCTACCCCTGAGT TCATTGAGAAACTGAAAGAAATAATGACAGAAGTTGAAAATTCAATCAACACTTACAAGGAGGACCAACGTCAAAG TTTTGAGGAGCTATTGAAAGAGGAAAGGACATGCAGCCAGGAGATAAGTGCTTTTGAAAAGAAGATTGAGACTTGGTCTTTGGCTGTAAAAACAAACCCAAAGTTGCCCCCTGCTCCCTCAGCCAAGGTGTGTCTGGCCAAAGCCCTAGAGGAGGACCTCCCACCAGAGGTGACCGCACTAGAGAGGTTCCTACAGCAAACTGGAGGGAAGCAAGGAGGCTGGGACCAGTATGACCATCAGAGCTTTCTGAAGGTGTGGACCAAGCACAATGGCAAACCAGCCTATAGAAAAGAGGCTTTGCTCTACCTGCCAGGCAAAACTCCAGAAGACATTGAACAGCACGAAGACTGGTATCTTGAGCTCCTGTACCTCCAGGAGAAGAAGAAAGAG GCCATTCACCGGTGGAAGGCtgagagacagcaggagagggCGACAAGGCTGCAGCACCAGAATGAGCTGGAGAGCACTgccaggagggagagggaggtgcaGGCTGAGACCCAGCAGCGTAGGgccgaggaggagaggagggaggcggCGACTCGCCTGGATGGGTGGAAAAGGCAGCGCAGGCTGCGcctggagcaggaggaggagcagaggctCACTGAGGAGATCCTGCAGGGGAGACAAGCCAAGGAGGAGCGCAGGAGACAGCTGGAGGTGAAGCTGGTTCTGGAGGCCCACATTCGGCAGAAAAAGGAGGAAGAAGAACTTTTGAACATGCAGaaggaggaacaggaacaggcagaaatggaggagaagaagagactgGCAGGCTACGGCATCAAACGCTTTCAGGAAAGG GACTTCCAGAAGTTGGAGACAAAAGTGCAGGAGCGACGGGAGAAGGAAAAGCAGCATCTGGATAGACAGAAGAGACTGGCTAAGCTGAAGGAGAAG GCAGAGGCTCATATCAGCAGAGACCCTTCCAGACTCTGCAAACCCACCAAAGGATGGGAGGAACGCACCAAAGAGATTGGACCCACCGGGGGCGGACCTGTATTACAGATGTTTCATAG GGCTGTCCCAAGCTGGAGACAAGGCTTATGA